A window of Candidatus Vicinibacter proximus contains these coding sequences:
- a CDS encoding CHAT domain-containing protein, with protein sequence MYKQIEALEKELARIIAGYADSKRQVYWWDVQSALKPGEVAVEFVHYSFYRAQKTDSTFYAALLLQPGNMPPLFTVLFEEAEMDNLLMTQGERKADYANQLYATSDRGAIEITNPKRSLYSLIWKPFEKNLEGVHTIYCSNDGLLHRLNLGAIPYNKDQTFSDKYRLVELGSTRQLALHSELQNLGHDAVLYGGLNYEPDTSKIQSQMQDSAPLLVELSFDRVDRNLLSGSWNYLEGTDKEVKTIHKLLTASGNSVVMRNGNDGTEESFKAMGVSNPSPRILHIATHGYFFPDHAGDEFSFGSSSYNAQPVFKTSDHPMLRSGLILSGGNGGWLGKSNGNGQADGVVTAYEISQMNLSNTELVVLSACETGLGEIQGNEGVYGLQRAFKIAGVKYLIMSLWQVPDKQTSLLMTTFYKKWLEEKMSIPDAFHAAQKELREIGLDPYQWAGFVLLE encoded by the coding sequence ATGTACAAACAAATAGAAGCACTGGAGAAAGAGCTGGCCCGAATCATTGCGGGTTATGCGGATTCCAAACGGCAGGTATATTGGTGGGATGTACAGTCCGCTCTCAAACCCGGGGAGGTTGCGGTGGAATTTGTTCATTACTCTTTTTACCGTGCTCAGAAGACTGACAGCACCTTCTATGCTGCTTTACTCCTACAGCCGGGTAATATGCCCCCTTTGTTTACAGTATTGTTTGAGGAGGCTGAAATGGACAATCTGCTCATGACACAAGGTGAACGCAAGGCGGATTATGCCAATCAACTGTACGCAACATCAGACAGAGGGGCGATTGAAATTACAAATCCCAAACGTAGCCTGTATTCACTTATCTGGAAGCCTTTTGAAAAGAATTTAGAGGGCGTTCATACCATTTATTGTTCAAACGATGGATTGTTGCATCGCCTGAATCTTGGTGCCATCCCCTACAACAAGGATCAGACTTTTTCAGATAAATACCGTTTAGTTGAACTCGGAAGTACCAGGCAATTGGCCTTGCACTCAGAGTTGCAAAACTTAGGGCACGATGCTGTTTTGTACGGAGGCTTGAATTATGAACCAGACACTTCAAAAATTCAATCACAGATGCAAGATTCAGCTCCGCTACTGGTCGAACTTTCCTTTGATCGAGTAGATCGAAATCTTCTGAGTGGGAGCTGGAATTATCTGGAAGGTACAGACAAGGAAGTAAAGACCATACATAAATTATTGACCGCATCCGGAAATTCGGTGGTGATGAGAAATGGGAACGATGGGACTGAAGAGAGTTTCAAAGCTATGGGTGTAAGTAATCCATCACCTCGTATATTACACATTGCGACACATGGGTACTTTTTCCCTGACCATGCGGGTGACGAATTTTCATTTGGTAGCTCATCTTACAATGCTCAGCCAGTTTTCAAAACCAGTGATCACCCAATGCTGCGTTCCGGCCTGATACTTTCAGGGGGTAATGGTGGATGGTTGGGAAAATCAAATGGGAATGGACAAGCAGATGGTGTTGTAACCGCTTACGAAATCAGTCAAATGAATTTATCGAATACAGAATTGGTAGTGTTGTCTGCCTGTGAAACAGGCTTAGGGGAAATACAAGGTAACGAAGGTGTATACGGCTTGCAACGTGCATTTAAAATTGCTGGGGTAAAATACCTGATCATGAGTTTGTGGCAGGTGCCGGATAAACAAACGTCCCTATTGATGACTACTTTTTATAAAAAATGGTTGGAAGAAAAAATGAGTATTCCTGATGCATTTCATGCTGCGCAGAAGGAATTACGCGAAATTGGATTAGATCCTTACCAGTGGGCGGGGTTTGTATTATTAGAATAA
- a CDS encoding CHAT domain-containing protein, whose translation MMRYFILFVMVVSIDFLNAQTLDSVVINQVDSLIKISQKLAENKEYQKALEVNTTAENIGLSRLGRESAQYGKSCFNRGTILQLLKKFTEAEKWYIDALEIREKVLGKEHLDYLMSLNALAGLYMSTGKYEDSEFYYIKSKEIREKLSGKLNQDYATLISNLANVYRLKNELVKAEPLFEEALNIRAKLLGKGHPDYAKSLNNLANCYVSLGYYRKAEPLYLEVKDIRLKIFGKYHINYASILHNLGNFYHLLGDFTNAELFYLESLEIKTNLFGNKSPENTITLNNLGVLYFDVGNYRAAEKIYLESLEITALNYGKESPDYATALHSLAGLYTAKGDFSKAESLYLETLRIRKGTIGNEHHDYLTTLNNLAVLYKIKGDYVKAEDIYTNVIELAVKSVGKENREYASYLINLANLYQIKGNLENAEMIYLEALSIKQKILGKEHPENAFALENLSQIYKTKGDLSKTESLLLESKIIREKSLGKEHPEYLNSIYNLADFYSNSQQVQQALIYYLEGNQLNKLLIQKASAYSTESQMVSYLSLFKRKQSIFQSFALDNIQTNLGSELYNNSLFYNGLLIKNYSQIVNQIKNTDSMNLNLFRSWQDSRKLLGLELLKPLSERKFVNELESKAEKYEKQLTLNISSFKQLNQEVTYRDITSKLHAGEAAVEFINFSYAKPEFTDSTIYVALVLISGWDSPKIFPLFEEKILDSLLHSTSDRKADYVNNLYSLTNRGAIAIDAPKKSLYEILWKPLEKELTGIKTVYYSPSGLLHRINLDAIPISDTETLADKYQLIAVNSTRQLVIPDQVKIVNSEAVLYGGILFEQDSILEVKEALLTNRTLGSLTFSSVDSSLKGGTWNYLPFTEREVNAIEKTMEAAGVKTNLKKGYQATEESFKNIGANNSPSPRILHIATHGYFFPDPDRTISAAGRMSYDSTASEGTAKAASSKPKVKHGINEPIFKISDHPMLRSGLIMAGGNTAWQGKKTLEGREDGILTAYEISQMNLSNTELVVLSACETGLGDIQGNEGVYGLQRAFKIAGVKYLIMSLWQVPDKQTSLLMTTFYKKWLEDKMTIPDAFHAAQKELREIGLDPYQWAGFVLVE comes from the coding sequence ATGATGAGATACTTTATACTTTTTGTTATGGTTGTAAGCATAGATTTTTTGAATGCACAAACGCTTGATTCGGTTGTTATCAATCAGGTGGACAGTTTAATCAAAATCTCTCAAAAATTAGCAGAAAATAAAGAATATCAAAAAGCTCTGGAAGTTAATACAACCGCTGAAAATATTGGATTGAGTAGGCTAGGAAGAGAATCTGCACAGTATGGCAAAAGCTGTTTTAATCGGGGAACAATACTTCAGCTTTTAAAAAAATTTACTGAGGCAGAAAAGTGGTATATCGATGCGCTAGAAATTAGAGAAAAAGTGCTCGGCAAAGAACACCTAGATTATTTAATGAGCCTCAATGCCCTTGCAGGTTTATACATGTCTACCGGAAAATATGAAGATTCCGAATTTTATTATATAAAATCCAAAGAAATAAGAGAAAAATTATCAGGAAAGTTAAATCAAGACTATGCTACTCTAATTAGTAATTTAGCAAATGTTTACAGGCTAAAGAACGAGTTGGTCAAAGCTGAACCCTTGTTTGAGGAGGCTCTAAATATAAGAGCAAAATTGTTAGGTAAAGGACATCCAGATTATGCAAAATCATTAAATAATTTGGCAAACTGTTATGTTAGCCTTGGTTATTATAGGAAAGCCGAACCACTATATTTAGAAGTTAAAGATATTAGATTAAAAATTTTTGGAAAATACCATATAAATTATGCATCAATACTGCATAATTTGGGTAACTTTTACCACTTGCTTGGAGATTTCACAAATGCTGAATTATTTTATTTAGAATCTTTGGAAATTAAAACAAATTTGTTTGGTAATAAAAGTCCAGAAAATACAATTACATTAAATAATCTCGGTGTACTTTACTTTGATGTTGGTAATTATCGCGCTGCAGAGAAGATTTATTTAGAATCCCTTGAAATAACTGCTTTAAATTACGGAAAGGAAAGCCCAGATTATGCGACTGCACTGCACAGCCTGGCTGGCCTTTATACGGCAAAGGGAGACTTTTCTAAAGCAGAGTCACTTTATTTGGAGACATTAAGAATTCGGAAAGGGACTATAGGAAATGAACACCATGATTATCTTACAACTCTAAATAATCTTGCAGTCCTTTACAAAATAAAAGGAGACTATGTTAAAGCTGAAGATATTTATACAAATGTTATAGAATTGGCAGTAAAATCTGTGGGCAAGGAAAATCGTGAATATGCTAGTTACCTAATTAATTTAGCTAACCTATACCAAATAAAGGGAAATCTTGAAAATGCTGAAATGATTTATTTAGAGGCCTTAAGTATTAAGCAAAAAATATTAGGGAAAGAACATCCTGAGAACGCTTTCGCTTTAGAAAATCTCTCACAAATTTATAAAACAAAAGGAGATTTATCAAAAACTGAATCATTACTACTAGAGTCTAAAATTATTAGAGAAAAATCACTCGGAAAAGAGCACCCTGAATATCTTAATTCAATTTACAATTTAGCAGATTTTTATTCAAACTCACAACAAGTTCAACAAGCCCTAATTTATTATCTAGAAGGAAACCAACTCAATAAATTGCTGATACAAAAGGCATCTGCTTATTCAACAGAAAGCCAAATGGTATCGTACCTAAGTTTGTTTAAGAGAAAACAATCAATATTCCAATCATTTGCTTTGGATAACATACAAACCAATTTAGGTAGTGAGTTGTATAATAATTCTTTATTTTATAATGGGTTACTGATTAAAAATTATAGTCAAATTGTCAATCAAATTAAGAATACAGATAGTATGAATCTTAATCTCTTTAGAAGTTGGCAAGACTCCCGTAAACTCCTTGGGCTGGAACTATTAAAACCATTATCAGAGCGAAAATTCGTCAATGAATTAGAATCTAAAGCAGAAAAATACGAGAAACAATTAACCTTGAACATTTCATCCTTTAAACAATTAAATCAAGAAGTTACATATAGGGATATAACCAGTAAACTTCATGCTGGTGAAGCTGCGGTTGAATTTATTAACTTCAGTTACGCCAAACCTGAATTTACTGACAGTACAATTTATGTTGCTCTAGTTTTAATATCTGGATGGGATTCACCAAAAATATTCCCTCTTTTCGAAGAAAAAATTCTGGATTCCCTCTTGCATTCCACCTCAGATCGAAAGGCTGATTATGTCAACAATTTATACTCACTTACAAACCGTGGTGCAATAGCCATCGATGCTCCCAAAAAATCTTTATATGAAATACTTTGGAAACCACTTGAAAAGGAATTGACAGGAATCAAAACTGTTTATTATTCTCCAAGTGGATTGCTGCACAGAATAAATTTGGATGCAATACCTATTTCCGATACTGAAACCCTTGCAGATAAATATCAGTTGATTGCTGTCAATAGTACCCGTCAATTGGTCATTCCTGATCAGGTTAAAATTGTTAATAGCGAGGCGGTTTTATACGGAGGCATCCTTTTTGAGCAAGATAGTATTTTAGAAGTAAAAGAAGCTTTATTGACTAATCGCACACTGGGCAGTCTGACATTCTCTTCTGTTGACTCATCATTGAAAGGCGGCACTTGGAATTATCTTCCATTTACAGAACGCGAAGTGAATGCCATAGAAAAAACCATGGAGGCTGCTGGGGTAAAAACCAATTTGAAAAAAGGCTATCAGGCCACTGAAGAATCATTCAAAAATATCGGTGCAAATAACTCCCCTTCACCTAGAATTCTACACATAGCAACCCACGGTTACTTTTTCCCAGATCCTGACCGAACGATTTCTGCCGCAGGCAGAATGTCGTACGACAGTACGGCAAGTGAGGGAACAGCGAAAGCGGCTTCTTCAAAGCCAAAAGTGAAACATGGAATAAATGAACCCATATTCAAAATTTCCGATCATCCCATGTTACGAAGTGGGCTTATTATGGCCGGCGGCAATACAGCATGGCAAGGTAAGAAAACATTGGAAGGAAGGGAAGATGGAATTCTTACTGCTTACGAAATCTCACAAATGAATTTGTCCAATACTGAACTGGTAGTTCTCTCTGCATGCGAAACCGGCCTTGGGGATATTCAGGGCAACGAAGGTGTATACGGCTTGCAACGCGCATTTAAAATCGCTGGGGTAAAATACCTGATTATGAGTTTGTGGCAAGTGCCGGATAAACAAACATCCCTATTGATGACTACTTTTTATAAAAAATGGCTGGAAGATAAAATGACGATACCGGATGCGTTTCATGCGGCGCAGAAGGAATTGCGGGAGATAGGATTGGATCCTTATCAGTGGGCTGGATTTGTGTTGGTGGAGTAA